A genomic segment from Lignipirellula cremea encodes:
- a CDS encoding alkaline phosphatase D family protein, translating to MRNDPDRRTVLKLAAAASAVVSVGASRADGAGAAEVEVADAWSKTHDRVWLGGDYWANPMEDWRIVDGAAECQNLGGNRSVHSLTHQITRPDQGFRMTVRVEQVETKGKDAGAGFRIGVRSDINEHRSNCFAGNGLNAGVRDGQLVLGPKQAPLKDAAGLKAFDLLLTAVAQDDKVALTLEAMSPESGASLGKVSYLAPGDALLGNVALVSNYSPPQRRGAKQPPAARSRYRFRSWQMEGDAFTVSPAQRFGPLLWSMYSLSDSRSKEGFVMKISALTGPLGAQDNQTVELLIQTGDDWKSLGEAKLDPDAWVAAFRVPNWDESKATPYKLVYREKHTDGSETPDEWTGTIQANPAGRPLRMATLTCQNDYAFPYEPVVRNLARLKPDLMLFSGDQLYENHGGFGIIREPADPAILNYLRKFYQFGWAFRSVMCDQPTLCLPDDHDVFQGNIWGEGGAKMNQGDSGASSKGGYAQPAKMVNVVHRTNVGHHPDPFDATPCLQDISVYFGDMVYGGVSFGIIGDRQWKSGPERVDTGSGRADHVLDPKFDCRTLDKPGLVLLGERQEAFLKHWAEDWRGHTLKALLSQTVFAGVATHHGSYDGYLKGDLDSGAWPQTPRRRAVDILRPAMALHINGDQHLTTLCQYGGGEQRDSSWSFCPPAVAVGYPRWWRPDEVGMEHANRPKHGLANTGEFVDTFGNNVYVYAVGNPEVGRAPNRYDRAHEKGSGFGMVTFDVDKKTYHIESFRFLVDASDGKPGNQFPGWPLTIHQAENRGENQIG from the coding sequence CGAAGTCGCGGATGCGTGGAGCAAAACGCATGATCGCGTCTGGCTGGGCGGGGACTACTGGGCCAACCCGATGGAAGACTGGCGGATCGTCGACGGCGCCGCTGAGTGCCAGAACCTGGGCGGCAACCGCAGCGTGCATTCCCTCACGCATCAGATCACGCGGCCCGACCAGGGCTTCCGCATGACGGTGCGGGTCGAACAGGTCGAGACCAAAGGGAAAGACGCCGGAGCCGGTTTCCGCATCGGCGTGCGGAGCGATATCAACGAACATCGCAGCAACTGCTTCGCCGGCAATGGCCTGAACGCCGGTGTCCGCGACGGGCAGCTGGTGCTCGGCCCCAAACAGGCCCCGCTGAAGGACGCCGCCGGTCTAAAGGCCTTCGACCTGCTGCTGACCGCCGTGGCGCAGGACGACAAGGTCGCTCTGACTTTGGAAGCCATGTCTCCCGAGAGCGGAGCCAGCCTGGGGAAGGTTTCGTACCTGGCGCCGGGCGACGCGCTGCTGGGGAATGTGGCGCTGGTCAGCAATTACTCGCCCCCGCAGCGGCGCGGAGCCAAACAGCCGCCGGCGGCCCGGTCGCGCTATCGCTTCCGCTCCTGGCAGATGGAAGGCGACGCCTTTACGGTCAGCCCGGCTCAGCGGTTTGGTCCGCTGCTCTGGTCGATGTACTCGCTGAGCGATTCGCGATCCAAAGAAGGCTTTGTGATGAAGATCAGCGCCCTGACCGGGCCGCTGGGAGCCCAGGACAACCAGACCGTCGAACTGCTCATCCAGACCGGCGACGACTGGAAGTCGCTGGGCGAAGCGAAGCTGGACCCCGACGCCTGGGTCGCCGCCTTCCGCGTTCCCAACTGGGACGAAAGCAAAGCGACGCCTTACAAGCTTGTCTATCGGGAGAAACATACCGACGGTTCGGAAACGCCCGACGAATGGACCGGAACGATCCAGGCCAATCCGGCCGGCCGTCCGCTCCGCATGGCGACGCTCACCTGCCAGAACGACTACGCGTTCCCTTACGAGCCGGTGGTGCGGAATCTGGCCCGGCTGAAGCCCGACCTGATGCTTTTCTCGGGCGACCAGCTGTATGAAAACCACGGCGGCTTCGGCATCATCAGGGAGCCGGCCGACCCGGCAATTTTGAACTATCTGCGCAAGTTCTATCAGTTTGGCTGGGCGTTCCGCTCCGTCATGTGCGACCAGCCCACGCTCTGCCTGCCCGACGATCACGATGTGTTCCAGGGGAACATCTGGGGCGAAGGCGGCGCCAAAATGAACCAGGGCGACTCGGGCGCTTCGTCCAAAGGCGGTTACGCCCAGCCGGCCAAAATGGTGAACGTGGTGCATCGCACGAACGTTGGCCATCACCCCGATCCGTTCGATGCGACGCCTTGCCTGCAGGATATCAGCGTCTATTTCGGCGACATGGTCTACGGCGGCGTGAGCTTCGGGATTATCGGCGATCGTCAATGGAAAAGCGGACCCGAACGGGTCGATACGGGCAGCGGCCGGGCCGACCATGTGCTGGATCCCAAGTTCGATTGCCGCACGCTCGACAAGCCGGGACTGGTGCTGCTGGGCGAACGCCAGGAAGCGTTTCTCAAGCATTGGGCCGAAGACTGGCGCGGCCATACGCTCAAGGCGCTGCTCAGCCAGACGGTGTTCGCCGGCGTGGCGACCCACCACGGCAGCTACGACGGCTATCTCAAAGGCGATCTCGATTCGGGCGCCTGGCCGCAAACGCCCCGGCGCCGGGCGGTCGACATTCTGCGGCCTGCGATGGCGCTGCATATCAACGGCGACCAGCATTTGACCACGCTCTGCCAGTACGGCGGCGGCGAGCAGCGCGACAGCAGCTGGTCGTTCTGCCCGCCCGCCGTCGCCGTCGGGTATCCCCGCTGGTGGCGCCCTGATGAAGTGGGGATGGAGCACGCCAATCGCCCCAAGCACGGCCTGGCCAATACGGGCGAGTTCGTCGACACGTTCGGCAACAATGTCTACGTATACGCCGTGGGCAATCCCGAAGTGGGCCGGGCGCCGAACCGCTACGACCGGGCCCATGAGAAAGGCAGCGGCTTTGGCATGGTGACGTTCGACGTCGACAAAAAGACGTACCACATCGAGTCGTTCCGCTTCCTGGTCGACGCGTCCGACGGCAAGCCTGGCAACCAGTTCCCGGGCTGGCCGCTGACCATCCACCAGGCCGAGAACCGCGGCGAGAACCAGATTGGTTAA